Proteins from one Sarcophilus harrisii chromosome 2, mSarHar1.11, whole genome shotgun sequence genomic window:
- the SYS1 gene encoding protein SYS1 homolog has protein sequence MAGQFRSYVWDPILIVSQIVLMQNVYYGSLGLWLALVDSLVQSSPSLDQMFSPEILGFSTPPGRLSMMAFILNALTCALGLLYFIRRGKQCLDFTVTVHFFHLLGCWIYSSHFPSSLTWWLVHAVCIALMAVIGEYLCMRTELKEIPLNSTPKSNV, from the exons ATGGCTGGCCAGTTCCGCAGCTACGTGTGGGACCCCATCCTGATTGTCTCCCAGATCGTCCTCATGCAAAACGTCTACTACGGCTCCTTGGGTCTGTGGTTGGCGCTGGTGGACAGCCTGGTGCAGAGCAGCCCCTCTCTGGACCAGATGTTCAGCCCCGAG aTACTGGGTTTTTCCACTCCTCCTGGCCGTCTCTCCATGATGGCCTTCATTCTTAATGCTCTTACCTG TGCCCTTGGTTTGTTATACTTCATCCGTCGAGGGAAACAGTGTTTGGACTTCACTGTCACAGTTCATTTCTTCCACCTCCTGGGATGCTGGATCTACAGTTCCCATTTCCCCTCATCACTGACCTGGTGGCTGGTGCATGCTGTTTGTATTGCCCTGATGGCTGTGATTGGGGAGTACCTCTGTATGAGGACGGAGCTCAAGGAGATCCCCCTTAACTCTACTCCCAAGTCCAATGTCTAG